Proteins co-encoded in one Labilithrix sp. genomic window:
- a CDS encoding ferritin-like domain-containing protein, protein MTREPFDLEWLGGVAEHHFRKVRPGVEEMPWGTLDPSRYPAALVDRSRISWTEAAYNEYCTASAFADLIGAMLEAKAPIDLVGMASDFIADEILHVELTSRIAMELGGGAPYTIDFTNLHARPDPALSPLQRANQLVVHVCCVAEAFSLPMLASAFGSATHPLTKAVLERIVKDEAPHGRLGFLWLAWAEDRLDDAERARLAGVTVDTIASLAPLWQRLQSRVTDGLTTEGYRLEHIRELGWTESSLYKERARRAIEDDVLAPLARFGIVPDRSRIAPLVSD, encoded by the coding sequence GTGACGCGCGAGCCGTTCGATCTCGAGTGGCTGGGCGGCGTCGCGGAGCACCACTTCCGCAAGGTGCGCCCCGGCGTCGAGGAGATGCCGTGGGGCACGCTCGACCCGAGCCGCTACCCCGCCGCGCTCGTCGATCGCTCCCGCATCTCGTGGACCGAGGCCGCGTACAACGAGTACTGCACCGCGTCCGCGTTCGCCGATCTGATCGGCGCGATGCTCGAGGCGAAGGCGCCGATCGACCTCGTCGGCATGGCGAGCGACTTCATCGCGGACGAGATCCTCCACGTCGAGCTCACGAGCCGCATCGCGATGGAGCTCGGCGGCGGCGCCCCGTACACGATCGACTTCACGAACCTCCACGCGCGCCCCGACCCCGCGCTCTCCCCGCTCCAGCGCGCGAACCAGCTCGTCGTCCACGTCTGCTGCGTGGCGGAGGCGTTCAGCCTGCCGATGCTCGCGAGCGCGTTCGGCTCCGCGACGCACCCGCTCACGAAGGCCGTCCTCGAGCGTATCGTGAAGGACGAAGCGCCGCACGGCCGCCTCGGCTTCCTCTGGCTCGCGTGGGCGGAGGACCGCCTCGACGACGCCGAGCGCGCCCGCCTCGCCGGCGTCACCGTCGACACGATCGCGAGCCTCGCGCCGCTCTGGCAAAGGCTCCAGAGCCGCGTCACCGACGGCCTCACGACCGAAGGCTACCGCCTCGAGCACATCCGCGAGCTCGGGTGGACCGAGTCCTCCCTCTACAAAGAGCGCGCCCGCCGCGCGATCGAGGACGACGTCCTCGCCCCCCTCGCGCGCTTCGGCATCGTCCCCGATCGCTCCCGCATCGCGCCCCTCGTGAGCGACTGA
- a CDS encoding alpha/beta fold hydrolase, producing the protein MWAERLFLTARRHERPFWEKTALAGARRARVDVEGGWLPAWTWRPAGAPRARLFDTPKTVLLVHGWEGRGSQLAAFVPPLLAEGLRVVTFDAPGHGDAPLPRASVVDHAHAVAAVAKQLGPIHAVIGHSVGGAAALLATRFGLEAERFALIAPPRTPAKFVQTFSKVLRLDDGVRDAMVARVEQRYGLRIADLDALHDATKLYAPLLVVHDKDDTVVTPATGRALADAAPFGMYLETSGLGHNAILRAPEVLGAVTRFVAAGSAPSFAETLDGELFLRDTRW; encoded by the coding sequence ATGTGGGCGGAGCGCCTCTTCCTCACCGCGCGGCGGCACGAACGACCGTTCTGGGAGAAGACCGCGCTCGCCGGCGCGCGCCGTGCCCGCGTCGACGTCGAGGGCGGCTGGCTCCCCGCCTGGACCTGGCGCCCCGCCGGCGCCCCGCGCGCGCGGCTCTTCGACACGCCCAAGACCGTGCTCCTCGTCCACGGGTGGGAAGGCCGCGGCTCGCAGCTCGCCGCCTTCGTGCCGCCCCTGCTCGCGGAGGGCCTGCGCGTCGTCACCTTCGACGCGCCCGGACACGGCGACGCTCCCCTCCCCCGCGCGTCCGTCGTCGATCACGCCCACGCCGTCGCCGCGGTCGCGAAGCAGCTCGGTCCGATCCACGCCGTGATCGGTCACTCCGTCGGCGGCGCCGCCGCGCTCCTCGCGACGCGGTTCGGCCTCGAGGCGGAGCGGTTCGCGCTCATCGCGCCGCCGCGCACCCCCGCGAAGTTCGTGCAGACCTTCTCGAAGGTCCTCCGCCTCGACGACGGCGTGCGCGACGCGATGGTCGCCCGCGTCGAGCAGCGGTACGGGCTCCGCATCGCCGACCTCGACGCCCTCCACGACGCGACGAAGCTCTACGCGCCGCTCCTCGTCGTGCACGACAAAGACGACACCGTCGTCACCCCCGCGACCGGACGTGCCCTCGCCGACGCCGCGCCGTTCGGGATGTACCTCGAGACGAGCGGGCTCGGACACAACGCGATCCTCCGCGCGCCCGAGGTGCTCGGCGCCGTCACCCGCTTCGTCGCCGCCGGCAGCGCGCCGTCCTTCGCCGAGACACTCGACGGCGAGCTGTTCCTCCGCGACACGCGCTGGTGA
- a CDS encoding TetR/AcrR family transcriptional regulator, translating into MTKGAETRTAVLDTAITLASTLGLEGLTIGKLAEQVGMSKSGLFAHFSSKENLQVAVLEAAVERFVSLVVVPALKKPRGEPRLRALVDLWLAWSKQDFLPGGCVLLMASVELDDRPGPAHDLLVSAQKDWLGTLAGAARIAIEEKHFRKDLDCEQLAHELFSIAYGYHFLRRIVDPTTAERRARASFDRVLADARATKR; encoded by the coding sequence GTGACGAAAGGAGCCGAGACGCGGACCGCCGTGCTGGACACGGCGATCACCCTCGCGAGCACGCTCGGGCTCGAAGGGCTGACGATCGGCAAGCTCGCCGAGCAGGTGGGCATGTCGAAGAGCGGGCTCTTCGCGCACTTCTCGTCCAAAGAGAACCTGCAGGTCGCCGTCCTCGAGGCCGCGGTGGAGCGGTTCGTCTCCCTCGTCGTCGTGCCCGCGCTGAAGAAGCCGCGCGGGGAGCCGCGGCTCCGCGCGCTCGTCGACCTCTGGCTCGCGTGGTCGAAGCAGGACTTCTTGCCCGGCGGATGCGTGCTCCTGATGGCCAGCGTCGAGCTCGACGATCGGCCCGGCCCCGCGCACGACCTCCTCGTGTCGGCGCAGAAGGACTGGCTCGGCACCCTCGCCGGCGCCGCCCGCATCGCGATCGAAGAGAAGCACTTCCGCAAGGACCTCGACTGCGAGCAGCTCGCCCACGAGCTGTTCTCGATCGCCTACGGCTACCACTTCCTCCGCCGCATCGTCGACCCGACGACGGCGGAGAGACGCGCGCGCGCGTCGTTCGATCGCGTCCTCGCCGACGCGCGCGCAACCAAACGCTGA
- a CDS encoding methyltransferase domain-containing protein: MTISFAHDSRHLAETYDRLSDLQFEGGKSLVERLGLGDGIRVLDIGCGTGRLTRWIGERLDSTASVVGIDPLEERIGIARAHGGGTAGFEIGQAEDLGAFCDASMDTVVMASVFHWLSDKAKALAEIRRVLRPGGRVGVTTNPQELSGAGTISRMLRPLLERAPYAGRADLSALTGGTRACTSTDLVLLVLESGLELVELHVTYRASEHASGEAVLDFVEASSFGNFFCIVPEDLRASLRRDLATAFESERGPGGIVVRGWEALLVAKRL, encoded by the coding sequence ATGACGATCTCTTTCGCGCACGACAGTCGGCATCTCGCGGAAACGTACGATCGGCTGAGCGATCTCCAGTTCGAAGGAGGCAAGAGTCTCGTCGAGCGGCTCGGGCTCGGCGATGGCATCCGCGTCCTGGATATTGGTTGCGGGACCGGACGTTTGACGCGGTGGATCGGAGAACGTCTCGACTCGACAGCTAGCGTCGTGGGGATTGACCCGCTCGAGGAGCGGATCGGCATAGCGCGCGCGCACGGTGGCGGCACAGCAGGCTTCGAAATCGGGCAGGCGGAAGATCTCGGCGCCTTCTGCGACGCGAGCATGGACACCGTCGTCATGGCTTCTGTCTTTCATTGGCTGTCGGACAAGGCAAAGGCGCTCGCGGAGATTCGCCGCGTCTTGCGACCGGGTGGGCGCGTGGGAGTGACGACCAATCCTCAGGAACTCTCCGGCGCGGGCACCATCTCTCGAATGCTGCGCCCCTTGCTAGAGCGAGCGCCTTACGCCGGACGCGCAGACCTCTCCGCACTCACTGGTGGCACGCGCGCTTGCACGTCAACCGACCTCGTGCTCTTGGTCCTCGAAAGTGGGCTCGAGTTGGTCGAGCTTCACGTCACCTACCGCGCGAGCGAGCACGCGAGCGGCGAGGCCGTGCTCGATTTCGTAGAGGCCAGCTCGTTTGGCAACTTCTTCTGCATCGTCCCTGAGGACCTGCGCGCCTCGCTTCGCCGAGATCTTGCGACGGCGTTCGAAAGCGAGCGGGGGCCCGGCGGTATCGTCGTTCGGGGCTGGGAGGCGCTCCTGGTGGCGAAGCGGCTCTGA
- a CDS encoding TetR/AcrR family transcriptional regulator has product MTERIETRRTRGVLGGRSERVVRQALLATVAELADSGYRAFRIDVVSAAAGLNKTTIYRRWPSKAVLVAAAVEWMRRFVHDVPLPDTGSLERDLVEAFRRKEGFKDRVEGKAWARLLAEKNDPEVSVAIDAAVKERSADWYAMVTRAIARGELPKGTDPRLLLRMLSAVIEAWNAPASGQLKSDLLEVAVRTIVAGARSGSLVRSGAPRQRRK; this is encoded by the coding sequence TTGACCGAGCGGATCGAGACGCGTCGAACGAGGGGCGTCCTTGGCGGGCGCAGCGAACGCGTCGTGAGGCAAGCGCTCCTAGCCACCGTCGCGGAGCTGGCCGATTCAGGTTACCGGGCATTCCGGATCGATGTCGTGAGCGCGGCGGCCGGACTCAACAAGACGACGATCTACCGGCGTTGGCCGAGCAAGGCGGTGCTCGTAGCGGCCGCCGTCGAGTGGATGCGTAGGTTCGTGCATGACGTGCCGTTGCCCGATACGGGCTCGCTCGAGCGTGACTTGGTCGAGGCCTTCCGGCGCAAAGAGGGCTTCAAGGATCGCGTTGAGGGAAAAGCTTGGGCACGGCTGCTAGCAGAGAAGAATGATCCGGAGGTCAGCGTCGCCATCGACGCCGCCGTCAAAGAGCGCAGCGCCGATTGGTATGCGATGGTCACGCGAGCGATCGCACGCGGCGAACTTCCGAAGGGTACTGACCCGCGCCTACTCCTGAGGATGCTCTCGGCAGTCATCGAAGCCTGGAACGCGCCTGCGTCGGGCCAGCTGAAGAGCGACTTGCTTGAAGTGGCCGTGCGCACCATTGTCGCTGGCGCGCGCTCGGGTTCGCTCGTTCGTTCGGGTGCGCCACGCCAACGAAGAAAGTAA